A genomic window from Fusarium verticillioides 7600 chromosome 5, whole genome shotgun sequence includes:
- a CDS encoding hypothetical protein (At least one base has a quality score < 10) translates to MASNHNRLQPSGHLNPTGHFNNRRSPSPSSSRPVPPDPGSPGPIEETASDYFNPLSQAPSAQSQTSLSSFPRFPSQTSLSAFPSYQETSSNYPQQQTRRRPPVDQARQPSIRIRRNSNGSVYSNHSVTSQFDGFSDDGRPRSISQPERARVSDGLARHSRRVPQVAMPRLTEEGGRPSLAELGINSDDQSAPLSPTASLPEENTNGRGGLGRLRRASRFLWPGHRRQSGEDQMAVPMGQQYDDRRDDEYDQELVDWLDVIDTATIPPIAEAEAEEEDEPRLPQRSNTITSRLTDSHYAALPHGTNLDGWTPEEKAELDDHVRHMLHSRRARFKRRMKGFGQYVRRPLGFLVTLYATLITLFGLAWVLFLIGWIYVGEKQVYAIHVIDSVLVALFAVMGDGLAPFRAVDTYHMFFIWRFSRLIKRAEQGKKPRNRLQKKRVPPGVSTNPEHSHLTGHQARALLEAQDYNPERDGTVGTIDNQPQPQPESPETVDLEGAKSNSPDSDMPALTFAQFKSLQHHQKKMAKSHSFYKPNETFTHFAFPQRYLIAIVILLDCHSCLQISLGACTWGIDYHTRPFALTTVILCVSITCNITAGLLISIGDRKTRKKDVWELLDRQELTQDAIKHMKKKKEEEEKEKEKERGSDKDGESSRGDGSSSRTSKEFKKLVKQNS, encoded by the exons ATGGCTTCCAATCATAATCGCCTTCAGCCCTCGGGCCATCTCAACCCAACGGGCCATTTCAACAATCGTCGGTCCCCAAGTCCCTCGTCCTCACGTCCCGTGCCTCCCGATCCCGGAAGTCCAGGGCCCATCGAAGAAACAGCATCGGATTACTTCAACCCGCTGAGCCAAGCGCCCTCAGCGCAATCGCAGACATCGCTATCGTCATTCCCGCGCTTTCCATCACAAACATCCCTCTCGGCATTTCCATCCTACCAAGAAACCTCGTCGAATTATCCACAGCAGCAGACGAGACGAAGACCGCCGGTCGATCAGGCTAGGCAGCCTAGTATCCGCATCCGCCGAAACTCAAACGGGTCGGTCTACTCGAATCATAGTGTGACGAGCCAATTCGATGGGTTCAGCGACGATGGCAGACCGAGGAGCATATCGCAGCCTGAGCGCGCGAGGGTCTCGGATGGACTTGCTCGTCATTCTAGGAGGGTTCCGCAGGTGGCGATGCCGCGACTTACAGAAGAGGGAGGACGGCCTAGTCTGGCTGAGTTAGGGATCAACAGCGATGATCAGTCTGCTCCTTTGTCGCCGACGGCTTCGCTTCCTGAGGAGAATACAAATGGGAGGGGTGGGCTTGGTCGCCTGCGAAGGGCGAGCCGGTTCTTATGGCCGGGGCATCGGCGGCAATCTGGCGAGGATCAAATGGCTGTGCCTATGGGGCAGCAATATGACGATCGTCGCGATGATGAGTACGACCAGGAACTTGTGGACTGGCTCGATGTCATCG ACACCGCTACGATACCACCGATTGCagaagcggaagcggaagaagaggatgagcctCGTCTTCCACAACGAAGCAACACTATCACTTCGCGTCTAACAGACTCGCACTACGCGGCGCTTCCACATGGAACGAACCTTGATGGCTGGACACCAGAGGAAAAGGCCGAGTTGGATGATCACGTTCGCCATATGCTGCACTCTCGCCGTGCGCGCTTCAAGCGTCGCATGAAGGGTTTCGGCCAATACGTCAGACGTCCCCTCGGTTTCCTCGTCACTCTCTACGCCACACTCATCACGCTCTTCGGTCTCGCTTgggttctcttcctcatcggctgGATCTACGTAGGCGAGAAGCAAGTCTACGCAATCCACGTCATCGACAGCGTTCTCGTCGCGCTCTTCGCCGTCATGGGCGACGGCCTCGCGCCCTTCCGAGCAGTCGATACATACCacatgttcttcatctggcGCTTCTCGCGATTGATCAAGAGAGCTGAGCAGGGAAAGAAACCAAGGAATAGACTACAGAAGAAGCGTGTTCCGCCGGGCGTGTCTACGAATCCGGAGCATTCGCACTTGACGGGCCATCAGGCTCGTGCTCTCCTCGAAGCTCAGGACTATAACCCTGAGAGAGACGGAACGGTCGGCACGATCGATAACCAGCCTCAACCGCAACCTGAAAGCCCTGAGACTGTTGATTTAGAAGGCGCCAAGTCCAACAGTCCCGATTCGGACATGCCAGCTCTGACGTTCGCTCAGTTCAAGAGTCTGCAGCACCATCAGAAGAAAATGGCCAAATCACATAGTTTCTACAAACCCAACGAGACATTCACCCACTTCGCCTTCCCCCAAAGAtacctcatcgccattgtcatcctcctcgactGCCACTCCTGCCTGCAAATATCCCTCGGCGCATGTACCTGGGGCATCGACTACCATACGCGTCCCTTCGCGCTGACCACCGTGATCCTCTGTGTGAGCATAACCTGCAACATCACAGCTGGTCTGCTCATCAGCATCGGCGATCGCAAGACGCGAAAGAAGGACGTGTGGGAGCTGTTGGACAGACAGGAGCTGACGCAGGATGCTATAAAGcatatgaagaagaagaaggaggaggaggagaaggagaaagagaaggagaggggGTCGGATAAGGATGGGGAGTCGAGTAGGGGTGATGGATCGAGTAGTAGGACGTCGAAGGAGTTTAAAAAGTTGGTGAAGCAGAATAGTTAG